One stretch of Streptococcus australis DNA includes these proteins:
- a CDS encoding NUDIX hydrolase yields the protein MEIELSDFTGCKIALFCDDRILTILRDDKENIPWPNMWELPGGGREGDESPFGCAQREVFEEIGVRLTKDCLLWRKVYPSMLFEGKQSVFLVGKLRQEQFDSIVFGDEGQGYKLMSIEEFLGSDKVVPQLQDRVREYLEEVK from the coding sequence ATGGAAATAGAACTTTCTGATTTCACAGGTTGCAAAATTGCCCTCTTTTGTGACGATAGGATTTTAACTATCTTGCGTGATGACAAGGAAAATATCCCGTGGCCCAATATGTGGGAACTGCCAGGTGGCGGCCGTGAAGGGGACGAAAGTCCTTTCGGGTGCGCTCAGAGAGAGGTCTTTGAAGAGATAGGAGTTCGCCTAACTAAAGATTGCCTGCTTTGGAGAAAGGTTTACCCAAGTATGCTTTTTGAGGGGAAGCAGTCGGTCTTTCTGGTTGGTAAGTTAAGGCAGGAACAGTTTGACAGTATCGTCTTTGGTGATGAAGGGCAGGGCTACAAACTGATGAGCATTGAAGAGTTTCTTGGCTCAGATAAGGTTGTACCCCAGTTGCAGGATAGAGTGAGGGAATATTTGGAGGAAGTAAAATGA